The following proteins come from a genomic window of Nostoc sp. ATCC 53789:
- a CDS encoding class I SAM-dependent methyltransferase → MTQLANAKFSLDDFELRDGIYFPSDYEQLNNTQHKKTWDAIGKTYYGSQKIEKLADTSPIKQDYTLLTGTPGGTWNKFPLNKTVGSILEIGSGYGRAPLHLSKAKNLRCEKYYGIDISEPLLRRLIKVKQEYNFFPEAEFNLICTSAEILPLEDNSIDLVISNCVFMHIPDAQLRSLLADISRVLKPGGIFVFNHSFHNKSCPSHIIHNFIRRLNPFVRNPVYLKQYSGAEINEMLTTAGIQTKCPEYIVEPTAEYAILPETIKGIPVPFANAINRSLKPSDALKETLAYGFSAYSTKLD, encoded by the coding sequence ATGACTCAATTAGCAAATGCAAAATTCAGTTTAGATGATTTTGAATTACGAGATGGTATTTATTTTCCTAGTGACTATGAACAATTGAATAATACTCAACATAAAAAAACATGGGACGCAATTGGTAAAACATATTATGGTTCCCAAAAAATTGAAAAACTTGCAGATACGTCTCCCATCAAACAAGATTACACTTTACTAACTGGTACACCTGGAGGTACTTGGAACAAATTTCCATTGAATAAAACTGTTGGCTCTATTCTAGAGATTGGCTCTGGTTATGGCCGCGCACCTTTACATCTCTCAAAAGCGAAAAATCTAAGATGTGAAAAATATTATGGTATTGATATTTCTGAACCTTTATTGCGGCGGTTAATCAAGGTTAAACAAGAATATAATTTTTTCCCAGAAGCTGAATTTAACTTGATTTGTACTTCTGCTGAAATATTGCCTTTAGAAGATAATTCTATAGATTTGGTAATTTCTAACTGCGTCTTTATGCACATACCAGATGCACAACTAAGAAGCTTATTAGCTGATATATCTCGTGTGCTAAAACCTGGGGGAATTTTTGTTTTTAATCATTCCTTTCACAATAAGTCTTGCCCTTCTCATATTATCCATAATTTTATCAGAAGGCTGAATCCATTTGTGAGAAATCCAGTGTATCTCAAGCAATATTCTGGTGCTGAAATAAATGAAATGTTAACGACTGCTGGCATCCAAACTAAGTGTCCAGAATACATTGTGGAACCAACAGCAGAATATGCAATTTTGCCGGAAACCATTAAGGGTATTCCAGTACCTTTTGCTAATGCTATTAACAGAAGTCTTAAACCATCAGATGCTTTAAAAGAAACTTTGGCTTATGGTTTTAGTGCCTACAGCACGAAACTGGATTAA
- a CDS encoding calcium-binding protein produces MAIYGTSGNDNLNGTESADISIFGYGGNDQINGKGGDDIIDAGEGDDLVLGGNGNDTILGRIGKDTLYGENGNDVIFGEAGDDFIWGGAGTDLLIGGTGNDTYLISATGDTADTITEYINEGTDTVLSYSSYTLGANLENLTLLNANTAYYGFGNNLNNEITGNEYSNLLSGLGGNDYLQGKGGNDYIYGGDGIDNLIGGTGNDSLYGGTGGDVLFGDEITNGSGTPAGNDYLSGEDGNDLLYGGRGNDTLIGGAGNDFFSGYGGSSGEIDRYTGGTGADTFSLGFNGSFSTNIDYLGSGYALITDFQRSEGDKIRIGSSINSYSLTTTNFSGAAALDTLIYRNGDLIAVVQDTTNVSTALDFIA; encoded by the coding sequence ATGGCTATCTACGGTACTTCTGGCAATGACAATCTAAACGGTACTGAATCCGCTGATATTTCGATTTTTGGCTATGGAGGCAACGATCAGATTAATGGCAAAGGCGGAGATGACATAATCGATGCTGGAGAGGGAGATGACTTGGTTCTTGGCGGTAATGGTAACGACACCATTCTGGGCCGTATTGGCAAAGATACTCTTTACGGAGAGAACGGCAATGATGTTATTTTTGGTGAAGCAGGCGATGACTTTATATGGGGTGGAGCAGGCACTGATCTTTTAATTGGTGGAACAGGTAATGATACTTACCTCATCTCTGCAACAGGAGATACGGCTGACACGATTACTGAATATATTAACGAAGGTACTGATACGGTTCTATCCTATTCTAGCTACACTCTAGGGGCAAACCTGGAGAATTTAACATTGTTGAATGCAAATACTGCTTACTATGGCTTTGGCAACAACCTCAATAATGAGATTACAGGAAATGAATACTCAAATTTACTAAGTGGTTTGGGAGGAAACGATTACCTTCAAGGTAAAGGTGGGAACGATTATATTTACGGTGGTGATGGCATCGATAACCTGATCGGTGGAACTGGTAATGACTCACTTTATGGTGGAACAGGTGGTGATGTACTCTTCGGCGACGAAATCACCAATGGTAGCGGTACTCCCGCAGGTAATGACTACTTGAGTGGTGAAGATGGTAACGATCTACTCTACGGAGGACGTGGCAATGACACACTCATTGGTGGTGCAGGCAATGATTTCTTCAGTGGCTATGGCGGTAGTAGCGGCGAAATAGATAGGTATACTGGCGGTACTGGGGCGGATACATTCAGCCTTGGTTTTAATGGATCTTTTAGCACCAACATTGATTATTTGGGCAGTGGATATGCCTTAATCACAGACTTTCAGCGATCGGAAGGTGACAAGATTAGGATTGGTAGTAGTATCAATAGCTACAGTCTTACAACAACCAACTTCAGCGGTGCGGCAGCTTTAGATACCCTCATCTACAGAAATGGCGATTTAATTGCTGTTGTGCAAGATACTACAAACGTATCTACCGCTTTAGACTTTATTGCCTAA
- the modB gene encoding molybdate ABC transporter permease subunit gives MPLDLSPLWISLKTSLLATFITFFLGIAAAYWMLGYGGKGKSLIEGIFIAPLILPPTVVGFLLLLFFGKNGPVGKLMQTFDFTIVFTWYGAAIAATVVSFPLMYKTALGAFEQIDGNLLRVARTLGANETTIFWRISLPLALPGIVAATMLAFARALGEFGATLMLAGNIPGQTQTIPMAIYFAVEAGAMNEAWFWAIAIMVISLSGIIAVNFWQELREKKKAGGGGQVVTERSRSGAGGEIFYSPQSSFESGGLFVNIEKILPSFDLKVAFTSDEQPLGLLGGSGAGKSMILRCLAGIETPSSGRIVLNGRVLFDSEQGINLPSRDRRIGFLVQNYALFPHLSVAQNIAFGLPKKLSAGSIRVQVEQQLIAMQLQGLGDRYPHQLSGGQQQRVALARALASQPEALLLDEPFSALDTHLRSQLEQQMTETLADYQGVTLFVTHNMEEAYRICPNLLVLEHGRAVHHGSKYDIFQHPATVSVAQLTGCKNFSRAVLQSSQQIEAIDWGCTLQVIEPVTSELSHVGIRAHQFIFTNDSSQENTFPCWIVRTSETPHRMTLFLKLHSAGKNSQDYHLQAEVFKEKWVTMKDQPFPWYVRLDPLRLILME, from the coding sequence ATGCCATTGGATTTATCGCCTCTTTGGATATCACTCAAAACTTCATTACTTGCTACATTTATCACCTTCTTCTTGGGTATTGCTGCTGCTTACTGGATGCTGGGATATGGTGGCAAAGGTAAATCGTTGATTGAAGGTATCTTTATTGCGCCACTGATTTTACCGCCTACAGTTGTCGGTTTTTTGCTGCTGCTATTTTTTGGCAAAAATGGCCCTGTAGGGAAACTCATGCAGACTTTTGACTTCACCATCGTTTTTACTTGGTATGGCGCTGCGATCGCAGCTACCGTAGTTTCTTTTCCTTTAATGTATAAAACTGCATTGGGAGCATTTGAACAAATAGATGGCAACTTGCTGCGAGTAGCTAGAACCCTTGGCGCAAACGAAACTACAATCTTTTGGCGCATCAGTTTACCCCTAGCACTACCCGGCATTGTCGCCGCCACAATGCTCGCTTTTGCGCGTGCTTTGGGAGAATTCGGCGCAACGTTAATGCTGGCTGGTAATATTCCCGGACAAACGCAGACAATCCCAATGGCGATTTATTTTGCTGTGGAAGCGGGAGCAATGAATGAGGCGTGGTTTTGGGCGATCGCAATTATGGTGATTTCTCTATCTGGAATAATTGCAGTCAACTTCTGGCAAGAATTGAGGGAAAAGAAGAAGGCAGGGGGCGGGGGGCAGGTGGTCACTGAGCGTAGCCGAAGTGGAGCAGGGGGAGAAATTTTTTATAGCCCGCAATCTAGCTTTGAATCTGGTGGATTGTTTGTCAATATTGAAAAAATACTTCCTAGCTTTGATTTAAAAGTTGCTTTTACTTCTGATGAGCAACCCTTGGGATTATTAGGTGGTTCTGGAGCAGGTAAGAGTATGATTTTGCGCTGCCTTGCGGGGATAGAAACACCCTCTAGTGGACGCATAGTTTTAAATGGCAGAGTTCTGTTTGACTCAGAACAAGGAATTAATCTACCCAGCCGCGATCGCCGCATTGGTTTTTTAGTGCAGAATTATGCTCTGTTTCCGCATTTGAGTGTGGCGCAAAATATTGCTTTCGGTTTACCCAAAAAACTATCTGCTGGAAGTATTAGAGTGCAGGTAGAACAGCAACTAATAGCGATGCAGTTACAAGGATTAGGCGATCGCTATCCGCACCAACTTTCTGGAGGCCAACAACAACGGGTAGCCTTGGCAAGAGCATTGGCAAGCCAACCGGAAGCATTGCTTTTAGATGAGCCGTTTTCGGCGCTTGACACCCATTTGCGTAGTCAATTAGAGCAGCAAATGACAGAAACTCTAGCAGACTACCAAGGTGTGACTCTATTTGTCACCCATAATATGGAAGAAGCTTATCGGATTTGTCCGAATCTATTGGTATTGGAGCATGGTAGAGCCGTTCATCATGGCAGCAAATACGATATTTTCCAGCATCCTGCTACCGTTAGTGTCGCTCAACTTACCGGATGTAAAAACTTCTCCCGTGCTGTTCTCCAGTCATCACAACAGATAGAAGCAATTGATTGGGGTTGTACTCTTCAAGTTATTGAACCAGTCACGAGCGAATTATCCCATGTCGGCATTCGTGCCCATCAGTTCATTTTTACCAACGACTCATCACAGGAGAATACCTTTCCCTGCTGGATAGTACGAACAAGTGAAACGCCCCACCGAATGACATTATTTCTCAAACTACATTCTGCTGGTAAGAATTCTCAAGATTACCATCTGCAAGCTGAAGTCTTCAAAGAAAAATGGGTGACTATGAAAGATCAACCGTTTCCTTGGTATGTGCGTTTAGATCCTCTGCGCTTGATTTTGATGGAGTGA
- a CDS encoding four-helix bundle copper-binding protein, giving the protein MMMMMTETMTAEMQACMEVCMDCHKMCMETMTYCMAKGGMQMNKDMMSMMSMIRDCSEMCMMCMNMMMSGSEFMERTCMLCAEMCDRTAMACEMMSDDMKMMECAAACRKCAESCRSMQMMPA; this is encoded by the coding sequence ATGATGATGATGATGACTGAAACCATGACTGCCGAAATGCAAGCTTGTATGGAAGTTTGTATGGACTGTCATAAAATGTGCATGGAAACCATGACTTACTGCATGGCCAAAGGTGGTATGCAGATGAACAAGGACATGATGAGCATGATGAGCATGATACGCGATTGCTCTGAAATGTGCATGATGTGCATGAATATGATGATGAGTGGTTCTGAGTTCATGGAACGTACTTGTATGCTCTGTGCTGAAATGTGCGATCGCACTGCAATGGCATGTGAGATGATGAGCGATGACATGAAAATGATGGAATGTGCTGCTGCTTGCCGCAAATGTGCAGAGTCTTGCAGAAGTATGCAAATGATGCCTGCTTAA
- a CDS encoding alpha/beta fold hydrolase: protein MMCYTPPYNPSWFLQNGVMMTVYTALWGKRNWQSTTKDPEPSYHEKIFVGGQGVPIFGLVAIPENAHSTIIGTYGITGELKTEWFLRVLGRKAYAQGYAVVLFDWRAHGKTAELSPTLTSDGLYEGEDFVRIAAAAKAMGCPGKFWFTGFSLGGQLALWAVKVAGEVIREYEDLGLEDSDIGGGMVICPSLDSERSLSYLVTKPFGRYLEAGIAQNLKKLAWRIHDAHPGSIDPAAIERANSIWGFDNELVINRLGFSSVEAYYQASSALQILPQISKPTLILYAADDPLFDPDIIPELQAACDRNSAIDLLLTQYGGHVGYLSSKECQRQVQDSDPWWAWNRILQWLEQQRKG from the coding sequence ATGATGTGTTATACTCCCCCCTACAATCCGTCTTGGTTTTTACAAAACGGTGTGATGATGACTGTATACACTGCTTTGTGGGGAAAACGTAACTGGCAAAGTACTACTAAAGACCCAGAACCTTCTTATCACGAGAAAATCTTTGTTGGTGGCCAAGGTGTGCCAATTTTTGGCTTGGTTGCCATCCCGGAAAATGCCCATAGCACGATTATCGGCACTTACGGCATTACTGGAGAGTTAAAAACAGAATGGTTTTTGAGGGTGCTAGGGCGTAAAGCCTACGCTCAAGGATACGCTGTAGTGTTGTTTGATTGGCGGGCCCACGGGAAAACTGCCGAATTGTCGCCAACTCTGACTTCTGATGGTTTGTATGAAGGGGAAGATTTTGTTCGCATCGCCGCCGCAGCTAAGGCAATGGGATGTCCTGGGAAATTTTGGTTTACAGGGTTTTCTTTGGGAGGGCAATTGGCACTATGGGCAGTGAAGGTGGCTGGTGAGGTGATTAGGGAGTATGAAGATTTAGGACTAGAAGACAGCGATATTGGCGGTGGTATGGTGATTTGTCCGAGTTTGGATTCGGAGCGATCGCTATCTTATCTAGTTACAAAACCCTTCGGCAGATATTTGGAAGCGGGGATTGCCCAGAATTTAAAAAAACTAGCATGGCGAATTCATGATGCTCATCCTGGAAGCATTGACCCAGCAGCGATTGAACGGGCGAATAGTATTTGGGGTTTTGACAACGAACTGGTAATTAACCGATTAGGTTTTTCTTCTGTGGAAGCATATTACCAAGCTAGTAGTGCTTTACAAATATTGCCGCAAATATCAAAACCGACTTTGATTTTATATGCTGCTGATGACCCACTTTTTGACCCAGACATCATACCGGAATTACAAGCAGCCTGCGATCGCAATTCCGCAATAGATTTATTGCTCACTCAGTACGGTGGTCATGTTGGCTATTTGAGCAGCAAAGAGTGCCAGCGTCAAGTACAAGACTCCGATCCTTGGTGGGCATGGAATCGGATTTTACAATGGTTGGAGCAACAGCGCAAAGGATAA
- a CDS encoding response regulator transcription factor, whose amino-acid sequence MPRILVIDDDPAISELVAVNLEMAGYDVSQAEDGIKGQALALQLQPDLIMLDLMLPRVDGFTVCQRLRRDDRTSEIPVLMLTALSQTQDKVEGFNAGADDYLTKPFEVEELLARVRALLRRTDRIPQAAKHSEILNYGSLTLVPERFEAIWFNDTVKLTHLEFELLHCLLQRHGQTVSPSEILREVWGYDPDDDIETIRVHIRHLRTKLEPDPRHPRYIKTVYGAGYCLELPGIPPSNEGASVTVVE is encoded by the coding sequence ATGCCGAGGATTCTTGTCATAGACGATGACCCAGCGATTTCAGAACTAGTTGCCGTCAACTTGGAAATGGCTGGCTACGATGTTAGTCAAGCTGAAGACGGCATCAAAGGTCAAGCGCTGGCTCTCCAGCTTCAACCAGACTTGATCATGCTCGATTTAATGTTGCCCAGAGTAGATGGGTTTACAGTTTGCCAACGCCTGCGCCGCGACGATCGCACCTCTGAGATTCCCGTGTTAATGTTGACGGCTTTGAGCCAAACTCAGGACAAGGTGGAAGGCTTTAATGCTGGCGCAGATGACTACCTCACCAAGCCTTTTGAAGTTGAAGAACTGCTGGCACGGGTGCGGGCGCTATTGCGACGTACTGACCGCATTCCCCAAGCCGCAAAGCATAGTGAGATTCTGAACTATGGATCATTGACCCTTGTTCCCGAAAGATTTGAGGCAATATGGTTCAATGACACGGTGAAATTGACTCATTTGGAATTTGAGCTACTTCACTGCTTACTACAACGTCACGGTCAAACAGTTTCTCCTAGCGAAATCCTCAGAGAAGTTTGGGGCTACGATCCCGATGACGATATTGAAACGATTCGAGTCCATATTCGCCACTTGAGAACCAAACTAGAACCCGATCCTCGCCATCCCCGCTATATCAAGACAGTGTATGGTGCTGGATACTGTCTTGAGTTACCCGGTATACCTCCATCAAATGAAGGGGCTTCAGTAACAGTCGTTGAATGA
- a CDS encoding cryptochrome/photolyase family protein, whose amino-acid sequence MTIGVWVLGDQLWVKQAALESCFHQENVPVILIESLRHVQVRPYHRQKLVLLWSAMRHFAQELRQLKYSVTYKIAEDFEAPLQEWIRENQITQLRVMTPNDLPFTQMIQSLELFCTITLIPNNHFLWSTEEFNHWASDRKRLLMEDFYREGRRRFQILMEKDKPVGGQWNLDKENRQPPKGKLNTPPAQWFEPDEITLDVIAQVNSLTCPTYGEIKPFRWGINRQQALQVLDWFIQNRLTHFGPYQDAMVTGEETMWHALLSPYLNIGLLQPMEVIQAVQQAYFQHQLPLNSVEGFIRQVLGWREYMHGIYHYVDADYSDKNWFNHTQPLPDFFWTSRTEMNCLHQILTQVERTGYAHHIQRLMVLSNFALISGLSPQSVENWFHAVFIDAYDWVMQTNVIGMGLFADGGVLASKPYAASANYINKMSDYCKSCVYNHKERVGKNACPFNFFYWDFLNRHRQQLQSQGRMSFILKNLDKMSSEELQSIRQQAQDWHAQS is encoded by the coding sequence GTGACAATTGGGGTTTGGGTATTAGGCGATCAACTTTGGGTAAAACAAGCAGCTTTAGAAAGTTGTTTTCATCAGGAGAACGTGCCTGTAATTTTGATTGAGTCACTGCGTCATGTTCAAGTAAGACCTTACCATCGGCAAAAGTTAGTCTTACTTTGGTCGGCAATGAGGCATTTTGCCCAAGAGTTGCGACAACTAAAATATTCAGTAACATACAAAATAGCTGAAGATTTTGAAGCACCACTCCAAGAATGGATTAGGGAAAATCAAATTACTCAGTTGCGGGTGATGACACCGAATGATCTACCATTCACCCAAATGATTCAAAGTTTAGAACTTTTCTGTACAATCACTTTGATTCCTAACAATCATTTTTTGTGGAGTACAGAAGAATTCAATCATTGGGCATCAGATCGTAAGCGCCTGTTAATGGAAGACTTTTATCGGGAAGGAAGGCGACGTTTCCAAATTTTAATGGAGAAAGATAAACCAGTTGGTGGACAGTGGAATTTAGATAAAGAAAATCGTCAACCACCCAAAGGTAAATTAAATACACCACCTGCACAATGGTTTGAACCAGACGAAATTACTCTCGATGTCATTGCTCAAGTTAATTCTCTCACTTGCCCAACTTATGGGGAAATAAAACCTTTTCGCTGGGGAATAAATCGCCAACAGGCACTTCAAGTATTAGATTGGTTTATTCAAAATCGTCTAACGCATTTTGGCCCCTACCAAGATGCAATGGTAACAGGGGAAGAAACAATGTGGCACGCGCTACTTTCTCCTTATTTGAATATCGGTTTACTCCAACCAATGGAGGTAATTCAAGCCGTACAACAAGCATACTTCCAACACCAATTACCTTTAAATAGTGTGGAAGGTTTCATTCGTCAGGTGTTGGGTTGGCGAGAATATATGCACGGCATCTATCACTATGTAGATGCAGATTACTCAGATAAAAATTGGTTTAACCACACACAACCGCTACCTGATTTTTTCTGGACAAGCAGAACCGAAATGAATTGTCTACACCAGATTCTTACGCAAGTGGAACGCACTGGCTACGCTCATCATATTCAACGGCTAATGGTGTTGAGTAATTTTGCTTTGATTTCCGGACTTTCACCACAATCTGTAGAAAACTGGTTCCATGCAGTGTTTATTGATGCTTATGACTGGGTAATGCAGACAAATGTCATTGGTATGGGTTTATTTGCTGATGGAGGTGTGTTGGCATCAAAACCTTATGCTGCTTCTGCTAACTATATAAATAAAATGAGTGACTATTGCAAAAGTTGTGTTTATAACCATAAGGAACGTGTCGGTAAAAATGCTTGTCCGTTCAACTTCTTCTATTGGGATTTTCTTAACCGACACCGCCAACAACTACAGTCTCAAGGAAGGATGAGTTTTATTTTAAAGAATTTAGATAAAATGTCTTCTGAAGAATTACAGTCTATCCGCCAACAAGCCCAAGATTGGCACGCCCAGTCGTAG